The following coding sequences are from one Desulfosporosinus orientis DSM 765 window:
- the gyrB gene encoding DNA topoisomerase (ATP-hydrolyzing) subunit B: protein MQENKEQLAKNAIDNYNAGQIEVLEGLEAVRKRPGMYIGSTGPRGLHHLVYEIVDNSIDEALAGFCNKIDVTIHLDNSITVLDNGRGIPVDIHPKIGKPAVEVALTVLHAGGKFGGSESAYKVSGGLHGVGLSVVNALSEWLIVEVSKGGHIYRQEYAKGKPTTELMNIGTTKTNGTKITFLPDSEIFEIKVYDFDILAHRLRELSFLNKNITIILKDERTSVEETFVHAGGIQDFVLYLNNSKDCLHSQPIYIETTKDNVQVEVCIQYNDSYTENLFSYANNINTQEGGTHEAGFKSALTRVINDYARKNNMLKPTDSNLSGDDIREGLTAVISVKVPDPQFEGQTKTKLGNSEIRGIVDSATGEGLSIFLEENPAIARKFIEKSVQAARARDAARKARELTRRKSALEGTSLPGKLADCSWKEPDLCEMYIVEGDSAGGSAKQGRDRRFQAILPLRGKILNVEKARLDKILGNAEIRAMITAMGTGISDDFDISKARYHKLIIMTDADVDGAHIRTLLLTFFYRYMKPLIENNFIYIAQPPLFKVKKGREIQYAYSDNELTKVLESIGRDKVEIQRYKGLGEMNPEQLWETTMDPAKRTILRVTMEDAMRTESMFSVLMGDKVEPRRDFINRYAKDVRNLDA from the coding sequence TTGCAAGAAAACAAAGAGCAGCTAGCTAAAAATGCAATTGATAATTATAATGCAGGGCAGATCGAAGTGCTTGAAGGTTTAGAGGCTGTACGAAAACGTCCTGGTATGTACATCGGTTCCACAGGGCCTCGAGGTCTTCATCATCTTGTCTACGAGATTGTCGATAATAGTATTGATGAAGCATTGGCGGGTTTTTGTAATAAAATTGATGTTACCATTCATTTAGATAATAGTATTACTGTTTTGGATAATGGACGCGGAATTCCAGTTGATATACATCCGAAAATAGGAAAACCTGCAGTTGAAGTTGCCTTGACGGTGCTTCATGCAGGAGGAAAATTTGGTGGAAGTGAGAGTGCCTACAAAGTATCCGGTGGTCTTCATGGCGTAGGTTTAAGCGTTGTTAATGCTTTATCGGAATGGCTGATTGTTGAAGTTTCAAAAGGAGGGCATATTTATCGTCAGGAATATGCCAAAGGGAAACCAACCACAGAATTAATGAACATTGGAACAACGAAAACTAATGGAACCAAAATAACCTTTTTGCCAGATTCCGAAATATTTGAAATAAAAGTTTATGATTTTGATATTTTGGCTCATCGACTAAGGGAATTATCTTTTTTAAATAAAAATATAACAATTATTTTAAAAGATGAAAGAACAAGTGTAGAAGAAACCTTTGTGCACGCTGGTGGTATTCAAGATTTTGTTCTATATCTTAATAACAGTAAAGATTGTTTACATTCTCAACCAATATATATTGAAACAACAAAAGATAATGTTCAAGTTGAAGTTTGTATTCAATATAACGATAGTTATACTGAAAATTTGTTTTCTTATGCCAATAATATAAATACTCAAGAAGGCGGAACTCATGAAGCGGGTTTTAAATCAGCATTAACCAGAGTAATCAATGATTATGCTCGAAAGAATAACATGTTAAAACCTACAGATTCTAATCTTTCTGGAGATGATATAAGAGAAGGGTTAACTGCAGTAATTTCAGTTAAAGTACCTGATCCCCAGTTTGAAGGGCAGACAAAAACTAAGCTGGGTAATAGTGAAATAAGAGGTATTGTGGATTCAGCAACTGGAGAAGGTCTTAGTATTTTCCTTGAAGAAAATCCAGCAATTGCACGCAAATTTATAGAAAAATCGGTACAAGCAGCCCGAGCCAGGGATGCAGCCCGCAAAGCGAGGGAATTAACTCGCCGTAAAAGTGCTTTGGAAGGAACTTCTCTTCCAGGCAAACTTGCAGATTGCTCTTGGAAAGAACCGGATTTGTGTGAAATGTATATTGTTGAAGGAGATAGTGCAGGCGGCTCAGCAAAACAAGGGCGAGATCGCCGCTTTCAAGCTATATTACCTTTACGTGGAAAAATTCTGAATGTAGAAAAGGCTCGGCTAGATAAAATATTAGGAAATGCTGAAATTCGAGCAATGATAACCGCAATGGGAACGGGAATATCCGATGATTTTGATATTAGTAAAGCAAGATATCATAAATTAATCATCATGACAGATGCTGATGTGGATGGTGCTCATATTAGAACATTATTATTAACTTTCTTTTATCGATATATGAAGCCATTAATTGAAAATAATTTTATTTATATTGCTCAACCTCCTCTTTTTAAGGTTAAAAAGGGAAGAGAAATTCAATACGCTTACAGTGATAATGAACTAACTAAAGTTCTTGAATCAATAGGCAGAGATAAAGTGGAGATTCAACGCTACAAAGGTTTAGGAGAAATGAATCCTGAGCAATTGTGGGAAACTACTATGGACCCTGCCAAACGAACGATCCTAAGAGTGACTATGGAAGACGCTATGAGGACTGAAAGTATGTTCTCAGTTTTAATGGGTGACAAAGTTGAACCGCGTCGTGACTTTATTAATCGCTATGCCAAAGATGTTCGTAATTTAGATGCTTAA
- the gyrA gene encoding DNA gyrase subunit A, translated as MADEIIGGKVLPVEIADEMRRSFIDYSMSVIVSRALPDVRDGLKPVHRRILYTLHELGLTPNKPYSKSARLVGDCMGKFHPHGDSSIYDAVVRLEQDFASRYPLVDGHGNFGSIDGDSAAAMRYTELRMEKITTYMLEDIDKDTIDFTPNYDEKQEEPTVLPSKFPNLLVNGSSGIAVGMATNIPPHNLTEVIDATVALLDDPNLSVDNLMDYIKGPDFPTGATIMGHEGIRSAYLTGRGSIKLRAKAEIEQMEKSGKTRIIVTEIPFLVNKARMIEKIADLVREKKIDGITDLRDESDRSGMRIVIELRRDVNPKVILNQLYKHTQLEDTFGVNMLALVDGQPRTLNLKDMIHYFIEHQKDVIVRRTRFELNKAEAEAHIIEGLRIALDHIDEVIETIRSSPDESKARENLTIRFGLSEKQAQAIVDMRLKRLTGLEREKLENQYQDLMNTIAYLKAVLASEAMVIGIIKNKLEEIKSKFGDSRRTLITIDVSKMDVEDLIAVEDVVVTVTHYGYIKRLPLSTYKSQNRGGKGVHGMATKEEDFVEHLFTTTTHHYILFFTSQGKVYRLKAHEIPESSRTAKGTAVINLLNLGQDEMITAVMAIKEYSPDYFLITATKNGIMKKTALQEYDSARKDGLIALTLDEGDELIGVKLTQGLDDILLATKKGIAIRFPESEVRYMGRTARGVKGIKLEENDMVVGMDVIGDEGELLTMSENGFAKRTDLKEFRVQGRGGRGVIGMKLNAKTGNLVGIKVVHVEDELMVITNNGIMLRIPVSSISNQGRSAQGVLAMRTGDSNVVAIAKVVMKDDEDTGENADSEAED; from the coding sequence ATGGCGGATGAAATTATAGGGGGGAAAGTTCTTCCCGTTGAAATCGCGGATGAAATGCGAAGATCATTTATCGACTATTCGATGAGTGTTATCGTTAGTCGTGCTTTGCCTGACGTTCGAGATGGGCTAAAACCGGTTCATCGCAGAATATTGTATACCCTTCATGAGTTGGGTTTAACTCCTAACAAGCCTTATAGTAAATCGGCACGTCTTGTTGGAGATTGCATGGGTAAATTTCATCCCCATGGAGATTCCTCAATTTATGATGCGGTGGTTCGTTTAGAACAAGATTTTGCTAGTCGATATCCCCTTGTTGATGGGCATGGCAATTTTGGTTCTATCGATGGGGACTCTGCTGCAGCAATGCGTTATACTGAGCTGCGCATGGAAAAAATAACAACGTATATGTTAGAGGATATCGATAAAGATACCATTGATTTCACACCAAATTATGATGAAAAACAAGAAGAACCTACTGTATTGCCATCTAAATTTCCGAATCTGCTGGTAAACGGTTCTTCAGGAATTGCCGTCGGAATGGCAACCAATATTCCACCCCATAATTTGACAGAAGTTATTGATGCGACGGTTGCCTTATTGGATGACCCTAACTTATCAGTTGATAATCTAATGGACTATATCAAAGGTCCGGATTTTCCTACTGGTGCTACAATTATGGGTCATGAAGGTATAAGGTCTGCTTATCTGACTGGGAGAGGCTCAATTAAATTAAGGGCTAAAGCCGAAATTGAGCAAATGGAAAAATCAGGAAAAACTCGTATTATTGTTACGGAAATTCCTTTTTTAGTTAATAAAGCTCGTATGATTGAGAAGATCGCTGATCTTGTTCGTGAAAAGAAAATAGATGGAATTACAGATCTAAGGGACGAATCTGATCGTTCAGGAATGCGGATTGTTATTGAATTAAGGCGTGATGTCAATCCTAAAGTGATATTGAATCAGCTCTATAAGCATACTCAGCTGGAGGACACCTTTGGTGTAAATATGTTGGCATTAGTGGATGGACAGCCAAGAACTTTGAATCTTAAGGATATGATTCATTACTTTATTGAACACCAAAAAGATGTTATTGTTCGAAGAACTCGATTTGAACTTAATAAAGCTGAAGCTGAAGCTCACATTATTGAAGGATTGAGGATTGCCCTTGATCATATTGATGAAGTTATTGAAACAATTCGCTCTTCCCCAGATGAATCAAAGGCAAGAGAGAATTTAACTATACGCTTTGGTTTAAGTGAAAAACAAGCTCAGGCCATTGTTGACATGAGATTAAAACGGTTAACTGGGTTAGAACGAGAGAAATTAGAAAATCAATATCAAGATTTAATGAATACCATCGCCTATCTCAAGGCTGTACTTGCCTCAGAGGCTATGGTCATAGGTATAATAAAGAATAAACTTGAAGAAATAAAGAGCAAGTTTGGAGATTCACGACGAACGCTTATAACTATTGATGTAAGTAAAATGGACGTCGAGGATTTAATTGCTGTCGAAGATGTTGTGGTAACAGTAACTCACTACGGTTATATTAAACGGTTACCGTTAAGTACTTATAAGAGTCAAAATCGTGGAGGCAAAGGTGTTCATGGGATGGCTACTAAAGAAGAAGATTTTGTAGAACATCTCTTCACCACGACGACACATCATTATATTCTTTTCTTTACATCACAAGGGAAAGTTTATCGATTGAAAGCTCATGAAATTCCAGAATCAAGTCGTACTGCTAAAGGTACTGCTGTTATAAATCTATTGAATTTAGGTCAGGATGAAATGATTACCGCAGTAATGGCTATCAAGGAGTATAGTCCGGATTATTTTCTGATAACAGCAACAAAGAATGGTATCATGAAAAAAACGGCATTGCAGGAATATGACTCGGCCAGGAAAGATGGGTTAATTGCTTTGACTTTGGATGAAGGAGATGAACTTATTGGCGTTAAATTAACCCAAGGTTTGGATGATATTCTTTTAGCAACCAAAAAAGGAATAGCTATTCGTTTCCCAGAATCTGAAGTTCGTTATATGGGACGCACTGCCCGTGGAGTTAAAGGCATAAAGTTAGAAGAAAATGATATGGTTGTCGGTATGGATGTTATAGGCGATGAAGGCGAGCTTCTAACCATGAGTGAAAATGGGTTTGCCAAACGTACTGATCTAAAAGAATTCCGTGTTCAAGGACGTGGCGGCAGAGGGGTTATCGGCATGAAATTGAATGCAAAAACCGGCAATTTGGTTGGCATTAAAGTTGTTCATGTCGAAGATGAGCTGATGGTGATCACTAATAATGGGATTATGCTAAGAATTCCTGTATCAAGTATCTCAAACCAAGGACGTTCTGCACAGGGTGTTTTAGCTATGCGTACAGGTGACAGCAATGTTGTTGCCATCGCTAAAGTTGTCATGAAAGATGATGAAGATACTGGGGAAAACGCTGATTCAGAGGCTGAAGACTAA
- the serS gene encoding serine--tRNA ligase gives MLDLKFVRNNPEVVKEALHKRHVSISLDRFLSQEAERRKLLFEVETLKARRNTVSEEVGRLKKSGQNAESLVLEMREVGQKIKDLEETTANIVREMEKVLYEIPNIPHESVPIGTDENDNIEVRTWGIPRVFDFEPKAHFELGEKLDIFDFVRAAKVTGARFTFYKGLGAKLERSLISFMLDRHTSKGYTEILPPYLVNRGSMTGTGQLPKFEDDAFKVVGTDYFLIPTAEVPVTNLYRDEILDGNQLPMYHCAYSSCFRSEAGSAGRDTRGLIRQHQFNKVELVKFSLPENSYDELEKLTNDAESILQELELPYRVVALSTGDLGFSSAKTYDLEVWLPSFNTYREISSCSNFEDFQARRANIRFRRSLKEKPEFVHTLNGSGLAIGRTVAAIMENYQDKDGRVHIPKALQPYMGVEYIG, from the coding sequence TTGTTGGATCTCAAATTTGTACGTAATAATCCAGAAGTGGTGAAAGAAGCATTACATAAGCGGCATGTTTCAATTAGTCTTGATCGTTTTTTAAGTCAAGAAGCTGAGAGAAGGAAACTACTTTTTGAAGTTGAGACATTAAAAGCTCGTCGCAATACAGTCTCTGAAGAAGTTGGGCGTCTCAAAAAAAGTGGTCAGAATGCTGAGAGTCTTGTCTTAGAGATGAGAGAAGTTGGTCAAAAAATCAAAGACTTAGAAGAAACAACGGCTAATATAGTGCGAGAAATGGAAAAAGTACTCTATGAGATACCAAACATCCCCCATGAATCTGTACCAATAGGTACTGATGAAAATGACAATATAGAGGTTCGTACATGGGGAATTCCTCGTGTCTTTGATTTTGAGCCTAAAGCTCACTTTGAGTTGGGGGAAAAATTGGACATTTTTGATTTCGTCAGAGCTGCTAAAGTGACCGGTGCTCGTTTTACGTTCTATAAAGGCTTAGGAGCGAAGTTAGAACGGTCGTTGATATCTTTTATGCTTGATCGTCATACTTCTAAGGGGTATACCGAAATACTTCCTCCATACTTAGTTAATCGTGGCTCTATGACGGGAACAGGACAATTGCCAAAATTTGAAGATGATGCCTTTAAAGTTGTCGGAACAGATTACTTTCTAATTCCAACGGCAGAAGTACCAGTAACTAATTTATATCGTGACGAAATATTGGATGGGAATCAGTTACCCATGTATCATTGTGCCTATAGCTCATGTTTCCGATCGGAAGCCGGTTCTGCAGGCAGAGATACGAGGGGGCTTATTCGCCAACACCAATTCAATAAAGTTGAACTCGTTAAGTTCTCACTTCCTGAAAACTCCTATGACGAACTGGAAAAGCTGACTAATGACGCTGAGAGTATTCTTCAAGAATTAGAGCTTCCCTATCGTGTTGTGGCTTTGTCAACTGGAGATCTTGGATTTTCTTCAGCAAAAACTTATGATTTAGAAGTTTGGCTCCCTAGCTTTAATACTTATAGAGAGATTTCTTCTTGCAGCAATTTTGAAGATTTTCAGGCACGTAGAGCAAATATTCGTTTTCGCAGAAGTTTAAAGGAAAAGCCGGAATTTGTTCACACTTTAAACGGCAGTGGTTTAGCTATTGGACGCACTGTTGCAGCCATTATGGAAAATTATCAGGATAAAGATGGCAGGGTTCATATTCCAAAAGCATTACAGCCATATATGGGTGTTGAATATATTGGGTAA
- the dnaN gene encoding DNA polymerase III subunit beta, whose translation MKIFCSKDALLSGVNAVQRAVSHKNPLPVLQGILIQTENQSLQFAATDLEMGIRCDVPAQVDEPGTTIVPAKLFAEVVRKLPDTTISLEERGRSIKICYYQSELVLNGYDPEEFPLLPDLIEPLSFSIPTMVFKNMIRQTIFSCATEESRPVFNGILLQIDGSMIRLVATDTHRLAYMISEIANPEEVRFSGIVPSKTLSEIYRLLKDEDEVITISYSNNQVVFQFGSIYLVSRLIEGQFPNYKQVIPQTCETKVNLSVREFLDAVERASLLSRDKSGANIIRINVEGNELRIDQTSELGKISEQIGIEMEGNDVRIAFNAKFLIDALKVIDSEHVLFELSGPFSPGVMRPLDNPNYIYLVLPVRTS comes from the coding sequence ATGAAAATCTTCTGCTCTAAAGATGCACTGCTATCTGGAGTAAATGCTGTTCAACGGGCTGTATCACATAAAAATCCATTGCCGGTTCTTCAAGGAATTTTAATTCAGACCGAAAATCAGTCTTTACAATTTGCAGCTACTGATCTTGAAATGGGGATTCGTTGTGATGTTCCTGCCCAAGTAGATGAGCCAGGAACAACAATTGTTCCTGCTAAGCTTTTTGCTGAGGTTGTTCGTAAACTGCCTGATACAACAATTTCATTGGAAGAACGAGGTCGATCTATAAAAATTTGTTACTATCAATCAGAACTGGTATTGAACGGTTATGATCCAGAAGAATTCCCTTTACTTCCTGATTTAATTGAACCTCTATCATTTTCAATACCAACTATGGTTTTTAAAAATATGATTCGCCAAACCATCTTCTCTTGTGCAACAGAAGAGAGCCGACCGGTTTTTAACGGTATTCTTTTGCAAATTGATGGTTCAATGATTCGTTTAGTAGCTACCGATACCCATCGTTTGGCTTACATGATTTCAGAGATTGCCAATCCGGAAGAAGTCCGCTTTAGCGGCATTGTTCCCTCAAAAACTTTGTCTGAAATATACCGATTGTTAAAAGATGAAGATGAAGTAATAACGATTAGTTACAGTAATAATCAAGTAGTCTTTCAATTTGGTTCTATATATCTTGTCTCAAGGTTGATTGAAGGACAATTTCCAAATTATAAGCAAGTTATTCCTCAAACCTGTGAAACGAAAGTAAATTTGTCTGTTAGGGAATTTTTAGATGCTGTAGAAAGAGCATCCTTATTATCTCGTGATAAGAGCGGAGCTAATATCATTAGGATAAATGTAGAAGGAAATGAACTGAGAATTGATCAAACCTCAGAGCTTGGAAAAATATCAGAACAAATTGGCATAGAAATGGAAGGCAACGATGTCAGGATTGCTTTTAATGCTAAATTCTTAATTGATGCCTTAAAAGTAATAGACAGCGAACATGTCCTATTTGAATTATCCGGACCATTTAGCCCAGGAGTAATGCGTCCTCTGGATAATCCAAATTATATTTATCTAGTTCTGCCGGTAAGAACATCATAA
- the pdxS gene encoding pyridoxal 5'-phosphate synthase lyase subunit PdxS: MTEIGSLKVKTGLAEMLKGGVIMDVTTPEQAIIAEEAGACAVMALERVPSDIRAEGGVARMADPSIVQTIMSAVTIPVMAKARIGHFVEAQILEALGVDYIDESEVLTPADDAYHINKHDFKVPFVCGCRNLGEALRRIGEGAAMIRTKGEPGTGNVIEAVRHMRTVMSEIRALTLMPKEELMSAAKNMGAPYDLVLYVAEHGKLPVVNFAAGGIATPADAALMMQLGVDGIFVGSGIFKSGDPKARAKAIVLATTHYKDAKLLAEISKDLGEPMSGIEISTLTESQRMQERGW; this comes from the coding sequence ATGACTGAAATAGGCTCACTTAAAGTTAAGACCGGACTTGCAGAAATGCTAAAAGGCGGCGTTATCATGGATGTAACAACCCCTGAGCAGGCAATCATTGCAGAAGAGGCTGGAGCTTGTGCTGTAATGGCTTTAGAACGTGTTCCTTCGGATATACGGGCTGAAGGCGGAGTTGCCCGAATGGCTGATCCATCTATAGTACAGACTATAATGTCGGCAGTCACAATTCCTGTCATGGCTAAAGCACGTATTGGACATTTTGTAGAAGCTCAAATTTTGGAAGCCTTAGGTGTCGATTATATTGATGAATCAGAAGTATTGACACCCGCAGATGATGCCTATCATATCAATAAACATGACTTTAAAGTGCCTTTCGTATGTGGTTGCCGTAATCTAGGAGAAGCTTTGCGCAGAATCGGAGAAGGAGCTGCTATGATTCGTACTAAAGGTGAGCCTGGGACAGGAAATGTTATTGAAGCAGTTAGACATATGCGCACCGTCATGAGCGAAATACGTGCTTTGACGTTAATGCCTAAAGAAGAGTTAATGTCTGCTGCAAAAAATATGGGTGCACCTTATGATTTAGTGTTATATGTTGCCGAACATGGAAAATTACCGGTTGTAAATTTTGCTGCAGGGGGGATCGCAACCCCGGCGGATGCAGCTTTAATGATGCAATTAGGTGTCGATGGTATTTTTGTTGGGTCGGGAATTTTTAAATCCGGCGATCCAAAAGCACGGGCAAAGGCCATTGTTTTGGCTACGACTCACTATAAAGATGCAAAATTGCTTGCAGAAATCTCCAAGGATTTGGGAGAACCTATGTCGGGTATTGAAATATCAACCTTAACCGAATCTCAGCGTATGCAAGAACGGGGCTGGTAA
- the pdxT gene encoding pyridoxal 5'-phosphate synthase glutaminase subunit PdxT: protein MKKRVGVLALQGAFREHRQVLEQLGCDVVEVRKTCDLDGIQGLIIPGGESTTIGKLLIVDEMGEKIKELGAKDMPIFGTCAGMILLSKTIVDSEQYSLGLMDTIVERNAFGRQVESFETDLQVPALGVNPLRAVFIRAPYLREVAPNVGILAEYNGKIVFARQGNLLASAFHPELTSDHRVHQYFINMIDEH, encoded by the coding sequence ATGAAAAAGCGGGTTGGCGTATTGGCACTGCAGGGTGCTTTTCGCGAGCACCGACAGGTTTTGGAACAATTGGGATGTGATGTTGTCGAAGTTCGAAAAACCTGTGATCTTGACGGAATACAAGGTCTTATCATTCCTGGAGGAGAAAGTACAACAATAGGTAAACTCCTGATAGTTGATGAGATGGGTGAAAAGATTAAAGAACTTGGCGCTAAAGATATGCCGATTTTCGGAACTTGTGCAGGTATGATTCTCTTAAGTAAAACCATTGTTGATAGTGAACAGTATAGTTTAGGTTTAATGGATACGATTGTAGAGAGAAATGCCTTTGGCAGGCAAGTCGAAAGCTTTGAAACCGATCTCCAGGTACCTGCCTTGGGAGTTAACCCTTTGAGAGCAGTGTTTATTAGGGCTCCTTATTTGAGGGAAGTTGCTCCTAATGTGGGTATATTAGCGGAGTATAATGGTAAAATTGTCTTTGCGAGACAAGGAAATTTGTTGGCTAGTGCGTTTCATCCTGAGCTTACCTCTGATCATAGAGTTCATCAATATTTTATCAATATGATTGATGAACATTAA
- the tadA gene encoding tRNA adenosine(34) deaminase TadA, with product MLHQDWMRLALKQAQMAFEQGEVPIGAVLVHDGQLVAEAHNEKEQRNDPTAHAEILVIQRAAEVMDTWRLTDTNLYVTLEPCPMCAGAIVQSRIKKLIYGASDLKGGAIGSVMNVLDYKLWNHQVDILAGIMEDECALILKNFFKKLR from the coding sequence ATGCTTCATCAAGATTGGATGCGTTTAGCTTTAAAACAAGCACAGATGGCTTTTGAACAGGGTGAAGTACCGATTGGAGCAGTGCTTGTTCATGACGGTCAACTGGTTGCCGAAGCACATAACGAAAAGGAACAAAGAAATGATCCGACGGCACATGCAGAAATTTTAGTTATTCAACGTGCTGCCGAAGTCATGGATACTTGGCGATTAACGGATACTAATCTTTATGTTACTTTAGAACCCTGCCCAATGTGTGCAGGTGCTATTGTTCAATCTCGTATAAAAAAACTGATTTACGGTGCCTCGGATTTAAAAGGTGGCGCCATAGGTTCGGTAATGAATGTCTTAGACTACAAATTATGGAACCACCAAGTTGATATTTTGGCTGGTATTATGGAAGATGAATGTGCTCTTATCTTAAAGAATTTTTTTAAAAAACTACGCTGA
- the recF gene encoding DNA replication/repair protein RecF (All proteins in this family for which functions are known are DNA-binding proteins that assist the filamentation of RecA onto DNA for the initiation of recombination or recombinational repair.) — MMFSKIHLQNFRNYENEMIQFFPGTNILIGDNGQGKTNIIEGIYYLLTGKSYRVHREQELLRWNQSEFHLYGEFLINQHKVSLESHYKDKKKMVKINQVSCQRLSDFVGTINVIFFSPDDLVMIKGGPAERRRFLDLHIAQMRPGHVAILNAYNKAIHQKNALLKSFSERNYKYSQIQIWNNQIVELGRKIILNRFDLTKRLQDAAEPIYANLSSNKEKLQIVYNSLGKRSVEEAINEFPELMNDKLEQEIERQMILIGPHRDDLQILLNNRPGRLYASQGQQRSLVLSLKLAELELIRQEKGEYPLLLLDDVLSELDRFRRDYLTRFIESSSIQTLITMTNADKHLELGTLYIVEQGHIRRDR, encoded by the coding sequence ATGATGTTCTCGAAAATTCATCTCCAAAATTTCCGTAATTATGAAAACGAAATGATTCAATTTTTTCCTGGAACAAATATCTTGATTGGAGATAATGGTCAAGGTAAAACAAACATTATTGAAGGTATTTATTATCTTTTAACTGGAAAATCTTATAGAGTTCACAGGGAGCAAGAATTATTACGTTGGAATCAAAGTGAGTTTCATCTTTATGGAGAATTTTTAATAAATCAACATAAAGTTTCTTTGGAAAGTCATTATAAAGATAAGAAAAAAATGGTCAAGATTAACCAAGTATCTTGTCAGCGTTTATCTGATTTTGTAGGTACAATTAATGTCATTTTCTTTTCTCCCGATGATCTCGTCATGATTAAAGGTGGACCGGCAGAAAGAAGACGATTTTTAGACTTACATATTGCTCAAATGCGTCCAGGACATGTGGCTATTCTTAACGCTTATAACAAGGCTATTCACCAAAAAAACGCTTTGCTTAAGTCATTTTCTGAGAGAAATTATAAATATTCACAAATTCAGATCTGGAATAATCAAATAGTTGAACTGGGAAGAAAAATTATTCTTAATCGATTTGATTTAACCAAACGTTTACAGGATGCAGCTGAACCTATTTATGCAAATTTATCCTCAAACAAAGAGAAGTTACAAATTGTTTATAATTCTTTAGGAAAAAGATCCGTAGAAGAGGCAATCAATGAATTTCCTGAATTAATGAATGATAAATTAGAACAAGAAATTGAACGTCAAATGATTTTAATTGGTCCTCATCGCGACGACCTGCAAATTCTCTTAAATAATAGACCGGGAAGGCTTTATGCGTCTCAGGGACAACAACGGTCATTAGTTTTAAGTTTGAAACTTGCTGAATTAGAGCTAATACGCCAAGAAAAAGGGGAATATCCCCTTCTTTTACTTGATGATGTATTGTCTGAATTGGATCGTTTTAGGAGAGACTATTTAACAAGGTTTATTGAGTCTTCAAGTATTCAAACTCTAATTACTATGACAAATGCTGATAAACATCTTGAATTAGGTACACTTTACATTGTTGAACAAGGGCATATAAGGAGGGATAGGTAA
- the remB gene encoding extracellular matrix regulator RemB: MYLHLGGDVLIKKEDIVAIIDLEMTKISQINRIFLSKMKNYHKNICYISEPGREKTLIIAINDLYFSPISSLTLFKRSAFNFVKE; encoded by the coding sequence TTGTATTTACATCTTGGCGGAGATGTTTTAATTAAAAAAGAAGATATAGTTGCAATAATCGATTTAGAAATGACGAAAATTAGCCAAATTAACCGTATATTTTTGAGTAAAATGAAAAATTATCATAAAAATATTTGTTATATTTCTGAACCGGGCAGAGAGAAGACATTAATCATTGCCATTAATGATCTGTATTTTTCTCCAATATCATCCCTTACGTTATTTAAACGATCAGCCTTTAATTTTGTTAAAGAATAA